Proteins encoded within one genomic window of Pieris rapae chromosome 1, ilPieRapa1.1, whole genome shotgun sequence:
- the LOC110996295 gene encoding RING finger and CHY zinc finger domain-containing protein 1 isoform X2, translating to MSKDSNAEPDESKPDEQTPEKRVGCAHYKRRAKFVTPCCNKLYMCRYCHDENEEHYFNRKSVTELICIECDTRQKVQAECENCGVRFGKYTCLICNLFDDEDKKQYHCDGCGICRVGGRDRFFHCERCNMCLPVQLQEVGHRCVENVSRANCPVCLEDIHTSRIPCHIPDCGHLLHRPCFEEMLKSGHYACPTCQTSMIDMTTLWKYLDSEVAATPMPPEYADYKTTILCKDCHKLSIVKFHVVGLKCQHCGAYNTCQTNGFHKDGETSEQVDSATSSTSRSTSSSTPTSRRGSSSFERDSDDNELPRANPMDEPPQA from the exons ATGTCGAAGGATTCTAATGCTGAACCTGATGAATCAAAACCTGATGAACAAACACCTGAAAAACGTGTTGGTTGTGCCCATTATAAACGTCGAGCAAAATTCGTG ACACCCTGTTGCAATAAGTTGTACATGTGCCGGTACTGCCACGATGAGAATGAGGAGCACTACTTCAACCGTAAGTCAGTGACTGAGCTGATCTGCATTGAGTGTGACACTCGGCAGAAAGTCCAGGCTGAATGTGAAAATTGTGGAGTACGCTTTGGAAag TATACATGCCTCATTTGCAACTTGTTTGATGATGAAGACAAGAAGCAGTACCACTGTGATGGCTGTGGAATTTGCCGTGTTGGTGGCAGGGACCGATTCTTTCATTGTGAGAGATGCAATATGTGTTTACCAGTGCAGTTGCAAGAAGTTGGTCATAGA TGTGTAGAAAATGTGTCTCGTGCAAACTGTCCAGTGTGCCTCGAAGATATTCACACATCTCGGATACCTTGCCACATACCAGATTGTGGACATCTGCTACACCGACCATGCTTTGAGGAAATGTTGAAGTCTGGTCATTATGCTTGTCCTACGTGCCAGACCAGCATGATTGACATGACGACA TTATGGAAATATCTGGATTCTGAAGTGGCAGCCACACCTATGCCCCCAGAATATGCAGATTACAAAACAACTATACTCTGCAAGGATTGTCATAAG TTATCAATTGTAAAGTTCCATGTGGTCGGGCTCAAGTGTCAACATTGTGGTGCATATAATACTTGCCAGACTAATGGTTTTCACAA AGATGGGGAAACATCTGAGCAAGTAGACTCTGCCACTTCATCTACAAGCCGCAGTACTTCATCATCGACACCGACAAGTCGACGTGGCTCCTCGTCCTTCGAGCGCGACTCTGATGATAATGAACTGCCCCGAGCTAATCCTATGGATGAACCACCACAGGCCTGA
- the LOC110996295 gene encoding RING finger and CHY zinc finger domain-containing protein 1 isoform X1 translates to MSKDSNAEPDESKPDEQTPEKRVGCAHYKRRAKFVFQTPCCNKLYMCRYCHDENEEHYFNRKSVTELICIECDTRQKVQAECENCGVRFGKYTCLICNLFDDEDKKQYHCDGCGICRVGGRDRFFHCERCNMCLPVQLQEVGHRCVENVSRANCPVCLEDIHTSRIPCHIPDCGHLLHRPCFEEMLKSGHYACPTCQTSMIDMTTLWKYLDSEVAATPMPPEYADYKTTILCKDCHKLSIVKFHVVGLKCQHCGAYNTCQTNGFHKDGETSEQVDSATSSTSRSTSSSTPTSRRGSSSFERDSDDNELPRANPMDEPPQA, encoded by the exons ATGTCGAAGGATTCTAATGCTGAACCTGATGAATCAAAACCTGATGAACAAACACCTGAAAAACGTGTTGGTTGTGCCCATTATAAACGTCGAGCAAAATTCGTG TTCCAGACACCCTGTTGCAATAAGTTGTACATGTGCCGGTACTGCCACGATGAGAATGAGGAGCACTACTTCAACCGTAAGTCAGTGACTGAGCTGATCTGCATTGAGTGTGACACTCGGCAGAAAGTCCAGGCTGAATGTGAAAATTGTGGAGTACGCTTTGGAAag TATACATGCCTCATTTGCAACTTGTTTGATGATGAAGACAAGAAGCAGTACCACTGTGATGGCTGTGGAATTTGCCGTGTTGGTGGCAGGGACCGATTCTTTCATTGTGAGAGATGCAATATGTGTTTACCAGTGCAGTTGCAAGAAGTTGGTCATAGA TGTGTAGAAAATGTGTCTCGTGCAAACTGTCCAGTGTGCCTCGAAGATATTCACACATCTCGGATACCTTGCCACATACCAGATTGTGGACATCTGCTACACCGACCATGCTTTGAGGAAATGTTGAAGTCTGGTCATTATGCTTGTCCTACGTGCCAGACCAGCATGATTGACATGACGACA TTATGGAAATATCTGGATTCTGAAGTGGCAGCCACACCTATGCCCCCAGAATATGCAGATTACAAAACAACTATACTCTGCAAGGATTGTCATAAG TTATCAATTGTAAAGTTCCATGTGGTCGGGCTCAAGTGTCAACATTGTGGTGCATATAATACTTGCCAGACTAATGGTTTTCACAA AGATGGGGAAACATCTGAGCAAGTAGACTCTGCCACTTCATCTACAAGCCGCAGTACTTCATCATCGACACCGACAAGTCGACGTGGCTCCTCGTCCTTCGAGCGCGACTCTGATGATAATGAACTGCCCCGAGCTAATCCTATGGATGAACCACCACAGGCCTGA
- the LOC110996296 gene encoding ceramide-1-phosphate transfer protein has translation MSNENTLDLHYVHECFRKSLKENDDVVIDAYIDGYNELVKFLNLIGTVFSFVSSDVKSKIKVMEKLKSGDDAVYYESFKKMMKYEKETSLHEKNGFVSGSRTMLRLHRGLDFIRVFLKRISETEEDMNTCTTCQGSYNETLAEFHPWYIRKAATLAMHALPSRQDLLKKIFGSEDELTEAMSVLPQTLESCDEVYQRVHQLYTDFDFHGLP, from the exons ATGTCTAATGAAAACACACTAGATTTACATTACGTACACGAATGCTTTCGGAAGAGCTTAAAAGAGAATGATGACGTGGTAATTGATGCGTACATAGATGGATATAATGAATTAGTAAA GTTCTTGAACCTCATCGGGacagtattttcttttgtgaGTAGCGATgtgaaaagtaaaataaaggtTATGGAAAAGCTTAAAAGTGGAGACGATGCTGTATACTATGAATCTTTCAAGAAAATGATGAAGTATGAAAAAGAGACCAGTTTGCACGAAAAGAATGGTTTTGTATCGGGATCAAGGACGATGTTGCGTTTGCATCGAGGGCTGG ATTTCATCcgagtatttttaaaacgaataAGTGAAACAGAAGAAGATATGAATACTTGCACTACATGTCAGGGTTCCTATAATGAGACCTTAGCTGAATTCCATCCATGGTACATAAGAAAAGCTGCAACACTTGCAATGCATGCCCTGCCTTCCAgacaagatttattaaaaaag ATCTTTGGCTCGGAAGATGAATTAACAGAGGCGATGTCAGTTTTACCACAAACTCTAGAATCCTGTGACGAAGTATACCAAAGAGTACATCAACTCTATACAGACTTTGATTTTCACGGCTTGCCATAG
- the LOC110996314 gene encoding optineurin isoform X1, translating to MSQTDNDDDSFIIILGSSPGSLEGKSNGGDLKVPSGSIETRILDDVIKDLPEQANNAFRAQFNLGDSPSPASMMVASTLITDDRSTEELQKRFGELLDENVVLKETLKQNNDSLKEQFSLIASCQDDMLKTHKLHKEKFDETRALVEKLRLENRKLKEELVLITKTKEMSLTNGVKSGPPSGVEFVTSPDDDTINKLTAQLELVEKQRRQVIVENEKLTWQRESLEHIVNATSKERDDLKAKLNTTELLLSSKENNHTEELKQLHGTIEELQKKMKSMAMNVHSSEIQKRDEVIQILEGKISSLVNDLKKAQITILDLENIKLEFAKYKGGVSDMVKTYKEQIMELNTRIKSCQTMVFQPVHMTMNCEGDGSPHYAGYLANVKLYDRTLKHIAEYLNNLTNGISDDLVRTMGVMSSIQDVTLERASIEKVRAGLADVKQAISKQHNTVLQNIAQLKGTLTIFEGIFKDYNELLKKTLTKREETPAVEQLTAALVARGEEVQSLENEIVMLVSHKEDCELLKAQVELYKSDFEAERKSREEMVAEKEKIATDLRVLKKKHAETARQLEEVRKMSPSIVKTASARISATSAKTSTSRGSVAASTTASVAAISDSTEGVTRKKKSVKEEKNGVHETTPPAIRYDCPVCDKPFKTLILLQQHVDSCLL from the exons ATGTCGCAAACGGACAATGATGATGATTCGTTTATAATCATTTTGGGCTCTTCCCCGGGAAGCTTAGAGGGTAAGAGCAATGGTGGTGATTTGAAAGTACCTAGTGGAAGTATCGAGACTCGAATCCTGGATGATGTCATTAAGGATCTGCCCGAACAAGCAAACAATGCCTTTAGGGCACAATTCAACCTTGGTGATAGT CCATCCCCAGCTAGTATGATGGTGGCTAGTACTCTAATTACTGATGACCGAAGTACAGAAGAACTACAGAAACGGTTTGGAGAACTATTAGATGAGAATGTTGTATTAAAGGAGACACTTAAGCAAAATAATGATTCTTTGAAGGAGCAGTTTTCATTAATTGCGTCATGCCAGGATGACATGCtcaaaacacataaattacataaagagAAATTTGATGAAACTAGAGCACTTGTGgaaaag ttaaGATTAGAGAACCGAAAACTTAAAGAAGAGCTTGTGCTTATTACTAAAACCAAAGAGATGTCACTGACAAATGGTGTTAAGTCTGGTCCACCATCAGGAGTAGAATTTGTGACATCGCCAGATGatgatacaattaataaactaacaGCCCAGTTGGAATTGGTCGAGAAACAAAGAAGacag gtgaTAGTTGAGAACGAAAAACTTACTTGGCAAAGGGAATCCCTAGAGCACATAGTCAATGCAACTTCCAAAGAGAGAGACGATTTAAAAGCCAAATTGAATACTACAGAG TTGTTATTATCAAGCAAAGAAAATAACCACACAGAGGAGTTAAAGCAGTTGCACGGCACAATTGAAGAGTTGCAAAAAAAGATGAAATCAATGGCTATG AATGTTCACAGCAGCGAAATACAGAAGAGAGATGAAGTTATACAAATACTTGAAGGGAAAATTTCGTCTCTAGTGAACGATCTGAAAAAGGCACAGATTACAATATTAGATTTGGAAAATATTAAG TTGGAGTTTGCAAAATACAAAGGTGGTGTCTCCGATATGGTGAAGACATACAAAGAGCAAATAATGGAGTTGAATACTAGAATCAAATCTTGCCAGACTATg gTGTTTCAACCAGTACATATGACAATGAATTGTGAAGGTGATGGATCCCCGCATTACGCAGGGTATCTCGCCAATGTCAAACTGTACGATCGCACACTCAAACACATAGCTGAATATCTCAATAACTTGACAAACGG catCTCAGACGATTTGGTTCGAACAATGGGAGTAATGTCGAGTATACAGGATGTGACATTGGAACGTGCGTCCATTGAAAAAGTTCGAGCGGGCTTGGCTGACGTCAAACAAGCGATTTCGAAGCAACACAATACAGTTCTTCAAAATAT CGCTCAATTGAAAGGCACTTTAACAATATTCGAAGGGATATTCAAGGATTACAACGAGCTGTTGAAGAAAACATTGACGAAGCGAGAAGAG ACTCCGGCTGTGGAGCAGTTAACAGCAGCACTGGTAGCACGAGGGGAAGAAGTTCAAAGCCTGGAAAACGAAATTGTGATGCTTGTCTCTCATAAAGAAGATTGTGAACTATTGAAGGCTCAAGTGGAATTGTACAA GAGTGACTTTGAGGCGGAACGTAAATCGCGTGAAGAAATGGTGGCTGAGAAAGAGAAAATTGCGACTGACCTCAGAGTTTTGAAGAAAAAGCACGCAGAGACTGCGAGACAG TTGGAAGAAGTCCGAAAAATGAGCCCTAGTATAGTCAAAACGGCTTCTGCCCGTATCTCAGCCACTTCAGCCAAAACTTCGACTTCGCGTGGATCTGTGGCCGCCTCTACTACAGCCTCTGTCGCAGCCATTTCTGATTCTACTGAGGGCGTG ACTCGAAAAAAGAAGAGCgtaaaagaagaaaagaacGGCGTACACGAGACCACGCCCCCTGCGATACGCTACGACTGTCCGGTGTGCGACAAGCCTTTCAAAACCCTAATACTATTACAGCAACACGTTGATtcgtgtttattataa
- the LOC110996314 gene encoding optineurin isoform X2: MSQTDNDDDSFIIILGSSPGSLEGKSNGGDLKVPSGSIETRILDDVIKDLPEQANNAFRAQFNLGDSPSPASMMVASTLITDDRSTEELQKRFGELLDENVVLKETLKQNNDSLKEQFSLIASCQDDMLKTHKLHKEKFDETRALVEKLRLENRKLKEELVLITKTKEMSLTNGVKSGPPSGVEFVTSPDDDTINKLTAQLELVEKQRRQVIVENEKLTWQRESLEHIVNATSKERDDLKAKLNTTELLLSSKENNHTEELKQLHGTIEELQKKMKSMAMNVHSSEIQKRDEVIQILEGKISSLVNDLKKAQITILDLENIKLEFAKYKGGVSDMVKTYKEQIMELNTRIKSCQTMVFQPVHMTMNCEGDGSPHYAGYLANVKLYDRTLKHIAEYLNNLTNGISDDLVRTMGVMSSIQDVTLERASIEKVRAGLADVKQAISKQHNTVLQNIAQLKGTLTIFEGIFKDYNELLKKTLTKREETPAVEQLTAALVARGEEVQSLENEIVMLVSHKEDCELLKAQVELYKSDFEAERKSREEMVAEKEKIATDLRVLKKKHAETARQLEEVRKMSPSIVKTASARISATSAKTSTSRGSVAASTTASVAAISDSTEGVVYTCPKCMFSTKQYKVLEDHFDFCLDDF, encoded by the exons ATGTCGCAAACGGACAATGATGATGATTCGTTTATAATCATTTTGGGCTCTTCCCCGGGAAGCTTAGAGGGTAAGAGCAATGGTGGTGATTTGAAAGTACCTAGTGGAAGTATCGAGACTCGAATCCTGGATGATGTCATTAAGGATCTGCCCGAACAAGCAAACAATGCCTTTAGGGCACAATTCAACCTTGGTGATAGT CCATCCCCAGCTAGTATGATGGTGGCTAGTACTCTAATTACTGATGACCGAAGTACAGAAGAACTACAGAAACGGTTTGGAGAACTATTAGATGAGAATGTTGTATTAAAGGAGACACTTAAGCAAAATAATGATTCTTTGAAGGAGCAGTTTTCATTAATTGCGTCATGCCAGGATGACATGCtcaaaacacataaattacataaagagAAATTTGATGAAACTAGAGCACTTGTGgaaaag ttaaGATTAGAGAACCGAAAACTTAAAGAAGAGCTTGTGCTTATTACTAAAACCAAAGAGATGTCACTGACAAATGGTGTTAAGTCTGGTCCACCATCAGGAGTAGAATTTGTGACATCGCCAGATGatgatacaattaataaactaacaGCCCAGTTGGAATTGGTCGAGAAACAAAGAAGacag gtgaTAGTTGAGAACGAAAAACTTACTTGGCAAAGGGAATCCCTAGAGCACATAGTCAATGCAACTTCCAAAGAGAGAGACGATTTAAAAGCCAAATTGAATACTACAGAG TTGTTATTATCAAGCAAAGAAAATAACCACACAGAGGAGTTAAAGCAGTTGCACGGCACAATTGAAGAGTTGCAAAAAAAGATGAAATCAATGGCTATG AATGTTCACAGCAGCGAAATACAGAAGAGAGATGAAGTTATACAAATACTTGAAGGGAAAATTTCGTCTCTAGTGAACGATCTGAAAAAGGCACAGATTACAATATTAGATTTGGAAAATATTAAG TTGGAGTTTGCAAAATACAAAGGTGGTGTCTCCGATATGGTGAAGACATACAAAGAGCAAATAATGGAGTTGAATACTAGAATCAAATCTTGCCAGACTATg gTGTTTCAACCAGTACATATGACAATGAATTGTGAAGGTGATGGATCCCCGCATTACGCAGGGTATCTCGCCAATGTCAAACTGTACGATCGCACACTCAAACACATAGCTGAATATCTCAATAACTTGACAAACGG catCTCAGACGATTTGGTTCGAACAATGGGAGTAATGTCGAGTATACAGGATGTGACATTGGAACGTGCGTCCATTGAAAAAGTTCGAGCGGGCTTGGCTGACGTCAAACAAGCGATTTCGAAGCAACACAATACAGTTCTTCAAAATAT CGCTCAATTGAAAGGCACTTTAACAATATTCGAAGGGATATTCAAGGATTACAACGAGCTGTTGAAGAAAACATTGACGAAGCGAGAAGAG ACTCCGGCTGTGGAGCAGTTAACAGCAGCACTGGTAGCACGAGGGGAAGAAGTTCAAAGCCTGGAAAACGAAATTGTGATGCTTGTCTCTCATAAAGAAGATTGTGAACTATTGAAGGCTCAAGTGGAATTGTACAA GAGTGACTTTGAGGCGGAACGTAAATCGCGTGAAGAAATGGTGGCTGAGAAAGAGAAAATTGCGACTGACCTCAGAGTTTTGAAGAAAAAGCACGCAGAGACTGCGAGACAG TTGGAAGAAGTCCGAAAAATGAGCCCTAGTATAGTCAAAACGGCTTCTGCCCGTATCTCAGCCACTTCAGCCAAAACTTCGACTTCGCGTGGATCTGTGGCCGCCTCTACTACAGCCTCTGTCGCAGCCATTTCTGATTCTACTGAGGGCGTG GTGTACACTTGTCCAAAGTGTATGTTCTCGACGAAACAGTACAAGGTGTTGGAGGACCATTTCGACTTCTGTCTAGACGATTTCTAG